Within Limisalsivibrio acetivorans, the genomic segment TACAGCCTATGAGATTCTGTTCAGAAGCGGAAACGCCGGAGGTGCAAACGTTCAGGATAACCTCGCCGCAACCTCCAGCGTTCTGGTGAACACTTTGCAGAACTTCGGCGTAGAAAACCTCCTTCAGGAGAAGACAGGTTTCATTAATATCGATGAAACGGTTCTCGATTCCGGTGTTCTTGACATACTTCCTCCAGAAAAATTTATCCTTGAACTGCTGGAGACAACGAAGGTTGATTTCGAGGTACTGCAAAAGGTGCATGAATACAAGGAGAAAGGCTTCTCCTTCGCCCTTGATGACTTCATCTTTGAGGATGAGTATCTCAACAACTTCAAAGAGCTGTACGATGTGGTTGATGTTATCAAGGTCGATTTTATGGACTCCGATCGAAAAAAACTCATAGACAACATGGAAATGCTTAAGGGTTTCAAAGTAAAGCTTCTGGCAGAAAAGGTTGAAACAAGAGAGGAGTTTGAGCTTTGCAAGGAACTCGGCTTCGACCTCTTTCAGGGCTACTACTTCGCCAAGCCCTCCATGCTGAGCAAGAAGAAGGATATTGACCCATCCAAACTCGCCATCATAAACCTTGTGAACATGCTAAGAAAGGATACGGAAATAGAGGACCTTGAAAAGGAGCTTAAAGCCAACCCTGAGCTTAACCTGAGCCTGCTTAAGTTCATCAACTCATCCGCCTTCTTCCTGCGTTCTTCGGTGAACTCTATCCGCCACGCCATATCATTGCTGGGGAGGACCAATCTATCCAAATGGCTCACACTCCTACTCTACGCCACAGGGGATGCTGACCCGGATGAGAACCCGCTCCTTCAAACCGCCCAGATTCGTGCAAAGACCCTTGAGGCACTTCTCTCTAAAGGGAAAGGATACGACAGCGATTTCATCGAGAAGGCTTATCTCGCAGGGCTTCTTTCGATTCTGGATGTGGTATTCTCCGCTCCCTTCGAGGATTTCATCGATCAATTCAACATATCAGAGGAGATAAAAGCCGCAGTTACCGATGGTGAAGGCAGACTGGGAAAGCTTCTGGATCTTATGCAAAAGGTTGAGGAATATGATATAGCAGGGTTCAATGAGATTCTGGATGAGTTCGGATTCTCCATGGAACAGCTTTCCGAGGCAAGGCTTGAGGGGCTCACATAGCAAAGGGTTGCAGCAGGGTGTAATCGATACTTAAATCACGGACGGGTAATACATAATCCTCCAGCGAGAAGTGTTACGATTGCGGAAAGTCCACCCATACCTTGGTAGTACCGTCAACAGATTCGAAGCCCATATTGGCACCAACGGTTTTCGCTGTGAGCCATGCGGAATATGTACCCAGACCGGTACCATGCTCCTTTCCACAGGTTGAGTATTTATCAAAGAAACAATCCCTTAAGTTCTCCGGAACCAATCCGCTGTTCTCTATCTCCAGTCGCTTAACATCGTCAACCTCATTCAGGCGTATATGCACCCGCCCACCTTTCGGAGAAGCCTCGACAGCGTTCTTAAGCAGGTTTCCCACCATTGTGTAGCACAGGAGTCTCTCTCCGGGCACAAAGAAGCCTGCATCGAAGTAGCATGAGCACCCGTTCACTGTAAGCATCACCTCCACACCGATACGTGTGGCATAGGACATAAGATCCTCGATGGACTTATCGCATATCTCGATGAGATCCACCGATACCTTCTTAAGATTATAGGTTCCAAGCTCCATACGCAGAAGATCGTGGGAGCGGTTTATCATATGTAGCATTGTATTGGCGGATTCTCTGATCTTCTCAAGGAGCATCTTCTCCTCCTCGCTGAAGGAGGATGACATGAGCAGAAGATCGGGCACATTCATGATACCCACCAGTGGCTGTTTCAGATCATGCTTTGTGATCCGCTCAACATCCTCACGAAGCCTTGCCGCCTCGAGAAGCTGATTGTTTTTTTCCTCAATACTCTGGCGCATACGAATTGATTCCACATGATTACGCACACGCATGCGCACCTTGGACGTGTTGACAGGCTTTGTAAGATAATCGATAGCACCCAGTTCAAGACCCTTCTCTTCGTCCACAGGGTCGCCCATAGCGGTAATGAAGATTACAGGGATATCGGCAGAACGGCTGTCCTCCTTGATCCTTCTGCATACTTCAAAGCCGTCCATTCCGGGCATCATGATATCCAAAAGGACAAGTGCCGGGGGATTCCCGCTAAAAATCTTATCAAGAGCCTCTCTGCCGCTTCGGGCTGACTCAACTTCATAATCCCTCTTAAGGCACTCCGTAAGCAGGCTGATATTAACAGGTTCATCATCCACAACAAGAATAATCTCCCGCTCATCATCGAGGGGCATAATCAACCTCCATCTTAACAAAACGTATATGATACTTGATAAAAAATATCATATTGAAGGGCTGATAACAAGTTTACTTGGATTAAAATGAAAATATCGAAATGAACAGCTTAAGAGTTCATAATAAACTCTATAAACTGCTCAGCAGGCATAGGCTTTCCGTAAAAATACCCCTGGATCTCGTAACAGCCAAGCTCCTTGAGAATGCTGGCCTGTGTCTCGTTTTCAACACCTTCGGCAACAACACGCAACCTAAAGCCATCGGCGAGCCTTATCATCGTGGAAACAATGGCGGCGTCGTTCTGGTCGCTGTCGATCTCGTTTATGAAAGAACGGTCTATCTTAAGCCCCTGAATTGGAAGATGTTTCAGATAATACATCGATGAATATCCAGTTCCGAAATCATCGATAAAAACGGAGATTCCTGCCCCTGTGATCCTGTCCAGAACATCCTTCGTTCTATCAACATCCTTCATTATGTCGCTTTCTGTGAGCTCTACCTCAACCATATCCAGCCCTATACCTATACGTTTAACGGAGCTGAGCATCTGGGGAACCAGCTCTTGACGCTCAAGCTGTTTCGGCGAAAGGTTTACGGAAACCTTAAGACGCTTGCCGGTCTCCTCCTCCACCCTTTTCACAAATTCACAACTCTGCTCAAACATCTGCCGGCCGAGATCCACTATCAGCCCGGTTTCCTCCATTACAGGGATAAACTCTGCAGGGCTAACCATCTTCCCCTCCTCGGGGAACCATCTGGCAAGAGCCTCCATACCATTAACTCTGCCGCTGGCAGTATCCACTCTGGGCTGATAGAAGGGAACAAACTCGCCGTTTTCAAGGCCTTTGCGAACCATGGTCTCCAGCTCGTGCCTGCGCTTCATCTCCTCGTTCATGGTTCCTGTAAAGAAGCGGAAGTTGTTCTTACCCCTCTCTTTGGCACTGTACATGGCAATATCAGCATTCATGATAAGCTCTTCGGAGTTCTTGCCGTCGTCAGGGAAATAGGTTATCCCTATGGATGTGGAGATATAAAGCTCATGTCCGTCAAGAACCACAGGTTCCGCAAAGCTGTCCAGAATCCTCTGACAGACAGATGTTAGGTATGCAGGCTCCTCTATCTCTTCGATTATAATAACGAATTCGTCACCGCCCAGCCTTCCAACGGTGTCCTCGTCACGCATGAGTGACTTGAGATGATCCGCAACATGCTGAAGGAGCTTGTCACCCATGGGATGACCCAGGGTGTCGTTTATACGCTTAAAATTGTCCAGATCCATAAAGATAACCGCTATCTGTTTCTGAACCCTCTGGGCGTGGGATATCGCATGCTCCAGTCTGTCGTTTATGAGGAAACGGTTCGGCAGGCCGGTCAGGGCATCGTGGTGCGCCTGGTACTTGATCTTGGCCTCTTTGTCCTTGTATTCAGAGATATCGTGGAAGGCGGAAACGTAGTTTACAATCTCCCCTTCCTGATTATAGATACAGAAGATATTCAACCACTCCGGGTATGCCTCACCAGTTTTTCGCCTGTTCCATATTTCGCCGGACCAGCGCCCTTCCCTATTTATTGCGTTCCACATCCTTTCATAGAATTCATCGCTGTGTCTGTCCGATTTAAGGATGCGGGGGTTTTTACCCAAAACCTCTTCTTCTGTATAGCCCGTTACCTCTGTGAATGAATTGTTTATCTGTATTATGTTTGCATCTTTATCTGTTATGCTTATCGCCTCAATGGAGTTCTCAAATATCTCATGGAAAAGCTCCATCTTGGCAACAGCTTCCTTCCTCTCGGCTATCTCTTTTGTCAGCTCCTCTGTTCTTTGCTCAACGGATTTCTTCAGCCTCCAGTTGAACATAAACAGCATTATTGCCGCACCAGCCAATGCGGTTAAAATTACAGCCATTACTGCCAGTGTATTTCTTAGGTAAACATGGGAGTGATCGCTATAAGTCTCAGGCAGGAAGTAGGTTAGATTATATCCATCCTCAGCCAGACCGAGCTTGATATATGTATTAGCCATATGCTGCCAACGGCCTCTGTTCATATGGCCTATCTCCACCAGCTTGGGGAGCATAAGGGACTTCATGGTCTCGGCTTCATATATAAGGTGTTCCCTTGTTTTGGATGTCTCGTAGTTTCTCAGGATATGGTCAACGGTTTCTTCAACATTATCAAGAGCGTATTCCCAACCTTTGAGTGTGGCGTTCTTAAAGGCCATAACCTTTTCGTAGTTGTCTTCAGCCATCTCTCTGGATGTGAAGATAGTGTCGCCGTAAAAATCGATGCCGTAGGTTATCGGATTGATATAAACAACAGGAATCCCCTCCTTTATAAGATAATAAGGAGTATTAGTCAGGTATGCCTCCGTGGCGTCTATCTCATCATTGACTAGCTCATTAATATCCCATGTTGTTTCAACAAGATCGAGAGAGCTGATGTGCAGGCCTTCATTGATAAGCATGGCGTTTATTATGGGGTTCTCCCCAAGCATAACCTTTTTTCCCACAAGGTCATGTGGTGAGCGGATATTTGATGACTTCTTGGCCATGATAACCGTAGGGGAGTGCTGAATAATGGTGGCCACGGAAACAACGGGCTCACCTTTCAGATAATTAAGTACAAGCTCGGGGCCTGCTATGCCGAAATCCGTTTCACCGGAGACGATGTCATTTATATTGTCGAGGTCAGAGGTGTATTCTTTAACCTGTACGTCAAGACCCGCCGCATCATAGTACCCTTGTTCAATAGCCATATATATGCCAGCAAACTGGAACTGATGGTGCCACTTCAGGCGCACCGAAACTTCATCGGCTGCATGGGCGGTAAAGATGGAGAACAAAAAGATCAGGACAAGGAATAAACGCATTATCATATCCAATTGTTTCTTATATTAATAAAGCATACTTATTAATAGTAACAAAAAGAAATTACTTTACCAAATATAAACTATCCCTCTCCCCTTTTTTTCATGTACATCTTAATGAGTTTCACGATGGGGAGGAACACTGCAAAATGGTACATAATGAAGCCAAGACCTGCTGTCATGGCATATTCGCTAAGGTTCTGCATGAAATCCCCCGTGTCAGGAAACTCCGCCAAACCGGGAAGAAGGGCATTGATTGTAGCTATATAGGCAAGAACGGAAGCGAGAAGGGTAAGACCGTTTATGATAGAGGGCGGAAGACTGCTTCCGGGGAGATCCTTGCCGCAGTCGGGACACTCTGCACCCATATATGTTTTTCCGCACTTCGGGCATTTATCCAGATTGCTCATAAATAATGAATAGCACAAAACAGATGAATTCTTAATATCTTTCTTTCATCAGTCGGGGTGGAAATCTCAGATATCTCTATTATCCTTTGAGTATGGGGGTAGATATGAGAGTTTTACTTACAATTTTGAGTTTATTAATCAGCATAACAGCTTACGCCGAAAAGCCCGATTTCGCAGTCGACATGCCCGATGGATTCAGTATAGAGATATTCGCCGATGATCTCCCCGGTGCGAGAAGTATGGTTATGGGTGATGAGGGAACCCTTTTTGTCGGCTCTAGAGGAGCCGGGAACGTTTATGCGGTTCGTGACACGGATGGAGACGGCACGGCGGATAAGAAATGGGTCATCGCTGAGGGGCTGAACTCCCCCAACGGCACTGCTTTCCGCAACGGGAGCCTGTATATAGGCGAGATCCACCGCATTATCCGTTTCGACAACATCGAGGATAGGCTCGATAACCCGCCTGAGCCAGTTGTTGTATATGATGAGCTCCCAAATGATGACTGGCACGGCTGGAAATACATTTCCTTCGGCCCGGACGGCAGGCTCTACATACCTGTCGGCGCACCTTGCAACGTATGCGATGAGGGGCACCCCTTCGCCGCACTGCATAGTATAAAGCCGGACGGAACAGACTTCCGCACCGAGGCCACAGGTATACGAAACACCGTAGGCTTCGACTGGAATCCGAAGACGGGAACGTTGTGGTTCACCGACAACGGGAGAGACTGGCTCGGCGACACCCTCCCCCCCGATGAACTGAACAGGATCAAGGGTGAAAACACCGATTTCGGCTATCCATACTGCTACGGCGACGGGGTTAAGGATCCCGCTTTTAGTACGGATAAAGACTGCACAAAGACGGTCTATCCGCAGGTTAACCTCACAGCCCATGTTGCGGCACTCGGCATGAAATTTTACGACGGCGATATGTTCCCCGAGGAATACAGAGGCGGAATATTCTTTGCCATGCACGGCTCATGGAACCGTAGCACGAAGGTGGGCTATAAGGTTTATTTCGTAAAGGTGGAGAACGATAAGGCAGTCAGCCATAAAGACTTCGCCACGGGGTGGCTCGATGACGGCTATGTTAACGGACGGCCAGTGGACATCTTCATAATGCCCGACGGCTCCATGCTAGTCTCAGACGACAAGGCGGGGCAGATATACCGGATAGAATACGGGGGTTGATGGGATGCACTCTCTAAGCAATCTCACATAAAAGCTTTTAAAAACCTGATTAAATAAACTCTGTCTTACATATCCAGAGTTATACTTTCTAAGAGCTATTTAGAAGTTTCTTTTGGGCACCAAAGCATCTTCAATCCTTGGCATTTATGTATAAGTTAGCAAATGTCGACTCTAAACCGCCGCTGGCTTTATATGACTTACATCAACAGATTGCCTAGCTTTTTGAAGGTCGTATGACATCTGAAGGTTAAGCCAGAGCTCTGGAGTTGTACTGAAGAACTTTCCCAGTCTTACAGCAACCTCAGGGGTTACTCCTCTGCGCTTGTTGCATATCTGGTTGACAGTGCGGAAAGAAACACCGATAGACTCGGCAAGTTTTTTCTGCGTAAGCCCTTCAGTTTCATCAATATACAGCTCTTTTAGGATCTCGCCGGGGTGGCTTTTGCTTCTATTCACATTTATACGCTCCATATCAGCCTCCTAATGATAGTCGATTATCTTTACATCAAAGGCGTTTTCATCCTCAAAACGGAAAATGATTCGCCATTGCTTATTTATACTTATGCTCCAAAAGTCCTTAAGATCCCCTGACAGCTTATGAAGCCTCCGTCCTCCCAGGGCACCAAGGTCTTCCACCACAGAAGTCTCATCTAAAAGGTCGAGCATAAGCACTGCCTTTTGCATAATCTCCTGAGGAAACTTTTTGCTGTAACCATCAACATAAAGCCTCCTTGTTTCTTTATCAGCAAAATTGACTATCATAATTGAAAATATAACCATACTGGTTATATGTCAACAGGTATACGGGAACTAAAAAAGCATTTAAATGCTTGTAAACTATAACTGGAGGATTACAAATGGACGCTGACAGCATCAATACAATAGTGCGAATATTCAATGAGAATAACACCACAAGCAAGGAGAATATCATAATCAATATCTATGCTAACACATCAATATGTAGTAAGGCACAACGCCTTATAGATGATATTAGGGTACATCTGGACAGGATCTCCCGCTCTGAGCTGTGGCTCAGAGAATCATGGCAACGAGAATCAGGCGAGCTCTACCCAACGCTTGATGCATGCTCATACGACGAGTTTTGCATCCTCTACTCGTTCGCGACATCATTTCAGCAGGGCTGAATGCAATGTTAAATTGAATATATGATTTTATCACTTTGTTATCAGCCATATATAAAGATTGGCAACAATTGTTTATAACATCTAATAACAATATGAAGTGTAAAAAATTCCATGACATGCAAGGTGGGTAATAGGTGGGTAAAAATAAAGAAGCGGGTTCCGGCATATGAACCGAAACCCGCTTCTGTCTAAGCGCGCCTGGGAGGAGTCGAACCCCCAACCTTTTGATCCGTAGTCAAACGCTCTATCCAATTGAGCTACAGGCGCATCAGGGAAAGTATAATTATAGAAGTTTTGCCTATTTTGCAAGGACTTTTTTAAGAAAATTTCCCATAGCCAAAACATCTTTGCCGTTATAACACTCAGCCGTCTTTGTTGATCTCCTCTATGAGTTCCTTGAGAATCTCCTCTGCCCTGTCGTTTGAGACCTGACAGGTTCCGGCATTCTCGTGCCCTCCCCCGCCATAGCGGAGCATAAGGTCGCCGATATTCGTATTCGATGAACGGTTTACGATGGATTTACCCACTGCAAAAACCGTATTCTGCTTCTTGAGCCCCCAAAGAACAT encodes:
- a CDS encoding EAL and HDOD domain-containing protein; translated protein: MSKDWFIGRQPILDREEKITAYEILFRSGNAGGANVQDNLAATSSVLVNTLQNFGVENLLQEKTGFINIDETVLDSGVLDILPPEKFILELLETTKVDFEVLQKVHEYKEKGFSFALDDFIFEDEYLNNFKELYDVVDVIKVDFMDSDRKKLIDNMEMLKGFKVKLLAEKVETREEFELCKELGFDLFQGYYFAKPSMLSKKKDIDPSKLAIINLVNMLRKDTEIEDLEKELKANPELNLSLLKFINSSAFFLRSSVNSIRHAISLLGRTNLSKWLTLLLYATGDADPDENPLLQTAQIRAKTLEALLSKGKGYDSDFIEKAYLAGLLSILDVVFSAPFEDFIDQFNISEEIKAAVTDGEGRLGKLLDLMQKVEEYDIAGFNEILDEFGFSMEQLSEARLEGLT
- a CDS encoding hybrid sensor histidine kinase/response regulator, with translation MPLDDEREIILVVDDEPVNISLLTECLKRDYEVESARSGREALDKIFSGNPPALVLLDIMMPGMDGFEVCRRIKEDSRSADIPVIFITAMGDPVDEEKGLELGAIDYLTKPVNTSKVRMRVRNHVESIRMRQSIEEKNNQLLEAARLREDVERITKHDLKQPLVGIMNVPDLLLMSSSFSEEEKMLLEKIRESANTMLHMINRSHDLLRMELGTYNLKKVSVDLIEICDKSIEDLMSYATRIGVEVMLTVNGCSCYFDAGFFVPGERLLCYTMVGNLLKNAVEASPKGGRVHIRLNEVDDVKRLEIENSGLVPENLRDCFFDKYSTCGKEHGTGLGTYSAWLTAKTVGANMGFESVDGTTKVWVDFPQS
- a CDS encoding EAL domain-containing protein, producing MRLFLVLIFLFSIFTAHAADEVSVRLKWHHQFQFAGIYMAIEQGYYDAAGLDVQVKEYTSDLDNINDIVSGETDFGIAGPELVLNYLKGEPVVSVATIIQHSPTVIMAKKSSNIRSPHDLVGKKVMLGENPIINAMLINEGLHISSLDLVETTWDINELVNDEIDATEAYLTNTPYYLIKEGIPVVYINPITYGIDFYGDTIFTSREMAEDNYEKVMAFKNATLKGWEYALDNVEETVDHILRNYETSKTREHLIYEAETMKSLMLPKLVEIGHMNRGRWQHMANTYIKLGLAEDGYNLTYFLPETYSDHSHVYLRNTLAVMAVILTALAGAAIMLFMFNWRLKKSVEQRTEELTKEIAERKEAVAKMELFHEIFENSIEAISITDKDANIIQINNSFTEVTGYTEEEVLGKNPRILKSDRHSDEFYERMWNAINREGRWSGEIWNRRKTGEAYPEWLNIFCIYNQEGEIVNYVSAFHDISEYKDKEAKIKYQAHHDALTGLPNRFLINDRLEHAISHAQRVQKQIAVIFMDLDNFKRINDTLGHPMGDKLLQHVADHLKSLMRDEDTVGRLGGDEFVIIIEEIEEPAYLTSVCQRILDSFAEPVVLDGHELYISTSIGITYFPDDGKNSEELIMNADIAMYSAKERGKNNFRFFTGTMNEEMKRRHELETMVRKGLENGEFVPFYQPRVDTASGRVNGMEALARWFPEEGKMVSPAEFIPVMEETGLIVDLGRQMFEQSCEFVKRVEEETGKRLKVSVNLSPKQLERQELVPQMLSSVKRIGIGLDMVEVELTESDIMKDVDRTKDVLDRITGAGISVFIDDFGTGYSSMYYLKHLPIQGLKIDRSFINEIDSDQNDAAIVSTMIRLADGFRLRVVAEGVENETQASILKELGCYEIQGYFYGKPMPAEQFIEFIMNS
- a CDS encoding PQQ-dependent sugar dehydrogenase, encoding MRVLLTILSLLISITAYAEKPDFAVDMPDGFSIEIFADDLPGARSMVMGDEGTLFVGSRGAGNVYAVRDTDGDGTADKKWVIAEGLNSPNGTAFRNGSLYIGEIHRIIRFDNIEDRLDNPPEPVVVYDELPNDDWHGWKYISFGPDGRLYIPVGAPCNVCDEGHPFAALHSIKPDGTDFRTEATGIRNTVGFDWNPKTGTLWFTDNGRDWLGDTLPPDELNRIKGENTDFGYPYCYGDGVKDPAFSTDKDCTKTVYPQVNLTAHVAALGMKFYDGDMFPEEYRGGIFFAMHGSWNRSTKVGYKVYFVKVENDKAVSHKDFATGWLDDGYVNGRPVDIFIMPDGSMLVSDDKAGQIYRIEYGG
- a CDS encoding HigA family addiction module antitoxin; this encodes MERINVNRSKSHPGEILKELYIDETEGLTQKKLAESIGVSFRTVNQICNKRRGVTPEVAVRLGKFFSTTPELWLNLQMSYDLQKARQSVDVSHIKPAAV
- a CDS encoding type II toxin-antitoxin system RelE/ParE family toxin; the protein is MIVNFADKETRRLYVDGYSKKFPQEIMQKAVLMLDLLDETSVVEDLGALGGRRLHKLSGDLKDFWSISINKQWRIIFRFEDENAFDVKIIDYH